The stretch of DNA GACAGCTCCATGCCCGGTGGCCACGCGGTCATCAGCATTGAGGATTTGCGGGTTCCGGCCGACCAGATGCTCGGCAATAGCGGCGAAGGCTTCAAATATGCCCAGGTGCGCCTGAGCCCCGCTCGTCTGTCCCATTGCATGCGCTGGCACGGCGCTGTCACCCGCGCCAATGAGATCGCCACCGCTTATGCGGTGAAGCGCCAGGCGTTCGGCAAGCCGCTCATTGACCATGAGGGGGTTGGCTTCATGCTGGCCGACAACCTCATCGATCTGAAGCAAGCCGAGCTGATGATCGACTGGTGCGCGGACGTGCTCGATACCGGCTCGCTCGGCACCGCCGAGAGCTCCATGGCGAAGGTCGCAGTCTCCGAGGCACTGTTCCGGGTGGCCGATCGCTGCATTCAGGTGATGGGCGGCACGGGCGTCACCGAGGACACCATCGTCGAACAGGTGTTCCGCGAGATCCGCGCCTTCCGCATCTATGACGGCCCCACCGAAGTGCACAAATGGTCACTCGCCAAGAAGATCAAGCGTGACGCCAATAATCCGCAGCATTGACCCATAGCGCGCCCGCGGATTGGGCCTCGGGCGAGGAGAACGAGGAATGGCCGAAGCCTATATCGTTGAAGCCGTACGGACGGCTGGCGGGCGCCGCGGTGGTAAGCTCGCCGGCTGGCATCCTGCCGATCTCGGTGCCGAGGTGCTCAATGCCATTGTCGACCGCAGTGGCATCGATTCCGCCGCGATCGAAGACGTGATCGTCGGCTGCGTCACCCAGGCAGGCGAGCAAGCATTCCATCTCGGCCGCAACGCGGTGCTGGCCTCGAAGCTGCCGGAAAGCGTTCCGGCGGTGACCATCGATCGCCAGTGCGGCTCCTCGCAGCAGGCCATTCAGTTCGCCGCCCAAGCGGTGATGTCCGGCACGCAGGATGTCGTCATCGCCGCCGGCATCGAGAGCATGAGCCGCGTGCCCATGTTCTCCAACATGGCCCTCCACCAGAAGGAGGGCATCGGCCTCGGCCCGTTCAGCAAGCGCATTCAGGAGCGGTTCGGGGTCGAGACCTTCAGCCAGTTCATCGGCGCCGAGATGATGGCCAGGAAATATGGCTTCAGCCGCGAGCAGCTCGACGAATATGCGCTGCGCAGCCATCAGCGCGCGGCAGCGGCGGTCAAGTCTGGCGCATTCGAGAATGAAATCGTGCCGGTCACCGTCGAAACACCCGATGGCCCGCAGCAGCATGTGGTGGATGAAGGCATTCGCTTTGATGCGACCCTCGAGGGCATCTCCTCCGTGAAGCTCCTGCAGGAGGGCGGCCGGATCAGCGCGGCCAATGCCAGCCAGATCTGCGATGGCTCCTCCGCCGTGCTGATCATGAGTGAGAAGGCGTTGAAGGAGCACGGGCTGAAGCCGCTTGCCCGCATCCACAATCTCACGGTCACCGCCGGTGATCCCGTGATCATGCTGGAAGAGCCTATACCCGCAACCCGCAAAGCCCTGGCGAAGGCGGGCATGACCATCGATGATATCGATCTCTATGAGGTCAACGAGGCCTTCGCGCCGGTGCCTCTCGCCTGGCTGAGAGAGACAGGAGCAGACCCCGATAAGCTCAACATCAATGGCGGGGCTATTGCTCTGGGCCACCCGCTTGGCGCATCCGGCACGAAGCTGATGGCAACCCTGGTGCATGCTTTGAGAGCTCAGGGTAAGCGCTATGGCCTGCAGACCATGTGCGAAGGCGGCGGCATTGCCAATGTCACCATTGTGGAGGCTGCCTGACCCATGGCCATTCGCACGCGCTTCACCGAACTCGTCGGGGTCGAACACCCCATCGTGCAGGGCGGGATGATGTGGGTTGGCCGGGCCGAGCTTGCCGCGGCAGTCTCCAACGCTGGGGGCCTTGGCATCCTCACCGCGCTCACTCAGCCGACGCCGGATGATCTTCGCCGCGAGATCGACCGCTGCCGGTCCATGACCGACAAGCCCTTTGCCGTGAACCTCACGATCCTGCCCTCGGTCAACCCTCCTCCCTATCAGGAGTATCGCAAGGCGATCATCGACAGTGGCATCCAGATTGTCGAGACGGCAGGCTATAAGCCGACCGAGCATGTGGAGGAATTCAAGTCACACGGCATCAAGGTCATCCACAAATGCACCGCCGTCCGCCATGCCCTTTCCGCCGAGCGGATGGCCGTCGATGCGATCTCGATCGACGGCTTTGAATGCGCCGGCCATCCCGGCGAAGATGATATTCCCGGCCTTATCCTGATCCCCGCTGCGGCTGACAAGGTGAAGATCCCGATGATCGCAAGCGGCGGTTTCGGTGATGGTCGCGGCCTCGCGGCAGCCCTGGCGCTTGGTGCGGACGGCATCAATATGGGCACCCGGTTTTGCGCGACCGTCGAAGCCCCTATTCACGAGAATGCCAAGCGCTTCCTGGTCGAGAATGATGAGCGGGGCACCAACCTGATCTTCCGCAGCCTGCGCAATACCGCCCGCGTCGGCAAGAACAGCGTGTCCGACGAGGTGGTGCGGATCCTTTCTGAGCCTGGCGCAAAGTTCGAGGACATCGCGCATCTGGTGCGCGGCGTCAAAGGACGCGAGCTTCTCGAAACCGGCAATCTCGATGCAGGCCTGATCTGGGCTGGCCAGGTGCAGGGCCTCATTCACGACATCCCCACCTGCGCGGAACTGATCACCCGGATCATGAACGAGGCCGAGCAGATCATCAGGGGTCGGCTTGCCGGCATGCTTGCCGGTTAGCAGCTTTCGGCTCATTCACCATCATTCGGCCGGAGGCTTGCCATTGCGTGAGCCCATGCACATCGCCTACATGCTCAATGGCGTGGGCGGTTGATGGAGCCCTGCGCAAGCGAGCACCCGAGGTGATGCGTTATGGCCGATTTCTTTTCGCTATATAGCCACGAATTCATCCGCATCGCCTCTTGTGTGCCACGCGCGGCGGTCAGCGATCCCGATTTTGCCGCCTCGGAAACACTGGCAATGGCGGGCGAGGGCGACAGGGATGGCATCGCTCTGATGCTCTTTCCAGAGCTTGGGCTTTCCTCTTACGCCATCGATGATCTCTTGTTTCAGGACGCGTTGCTCGATGCGGTCGAGGCAAGCGTCGCGAAAATCGCTGAAGCCTCGCGCGCGCTCTATCCCGTGCTGGTGGTCGGCGCCCCGCTCCGCCGCCAAGGCAGGCTTTACAATTCAGCCGTGGTGATGCACCGGGGCAGCATTCTTGGCGCCGTGCCGAAGACCTACCTGCCGAACTATCGAGAGTTTTACGAGCACCGGCATTTCACCTCCGGTGCCGGCATGACCCGTGTGGATATCAGCATTGCCGGCCGGCAGATCCCTTTCGGCGTTGATCTCTTGTTCCGCTCGACAGGCACTGCGCCCTTCACCTTTCACGTGGAGATCTGCGAGGATATCTGGGCACCGCTGCCGCCCTCGACTCGCGCGGCCATGGCCGGCGCCGAGGTGCTGCTCAATCTTTCCGCCAGCAACATCACCATCGGCAAGGCGGATACGCGGCGTCTGCTCTGTGCTAGTCACTCAGCCCGCACCATCGCGGCCTATGCCTATTCGGCGGCAGGTCCCGGCGAATCGACCACTGATCTTGCCTGGGATGGCCATGCAGCGATTTTCGAATATGGCGACCTGCTTGCCGAAACCGAGCGCTTTCCACAAGGTGCGGTCCGTGCAACTGCCGATATCGATCTTGGCCGGCTGCGCCAGGAGCGGATGCGAATGAATACCTTTGGTGAATGCGCCCAGATCGAGGCGGCTCAGAACAGCCTCTTCCGCGAGGTCACCTTCACGCTCGACAGCCCGGGCAAGTCCGTGCCCCTGCAGCGTTCGGTCGAGCGCTTTCCCTTCGTGCCGGCCAATCCAGCCAGGCTGCGCGAGGATTGTTATGAGGCCTATAACATCCAGGTTCAGGGCCTCGCCAAGCGGCTTTCCGCAACAGGGCTCGCGCATCCTGTCATTGGCGTTTCCGGAGGTCTCGATTCGACCCAAGCGCTGATTGTTGCGGTGCGCGCCATGGAACGATTGGGCCGCAAGCCCAAGGATGTGCTCGCCTATACCCTGCCCGGCTTTGCCACCTCGGACGAGACCAAGGCGAATGCTTGGGCGCTGATCCGCAGCCTGGGGGCCACCGGCGAAGAGATCGACATTCGCCCGGCCGCGCGCCAGATGCTGGCCGATCTCGGCCATCCCTTTGCCAAGGGCGAGGCCGTCTATGACGTGACCTTCGAGAATGTGCAGGCCGGGCTTCGCACGGATTATCTGTTCCGCATCGCCAATAAGGTCGGGGGCCTGGTGGTCGGGACCGGTGATCTCTCGGAGCTTGCCTTGGGCTGGTGCACCTATGGCGTTGGCGATCACATGTCCCACTACAACGTCAATGCCTCCGTGCCCAAGACACTGATCCAGCATCTGATCCGCTTCGTTGCGGGGTCCGGTGATGTCGGCAAGGATGCGGCCAAGGTGCTGCATGCGATCCTTGCAACCGAAATCTCTCCAGAACTGGTTCCGGTCGGCCCCGGCGAGACCATCCAGTCAACCCAGCAGATCGTAGGGCCTTACGCCCTTCAGGATTTCAACCTCTATTACCTCACCCGTTACGGCTTCCGGCCATCGAAGATTGCCTTCCTCTCCCATCACGCTTGGGGTGATGTGGACCGCGGCGCATGGCCCGTCGACATGCCTAAATCCGAGCACCGGGCCTATTCACTCACCGAGATCAAACATTGGCTGGAGGTATTCCTTCGCCGGTTCTTCACGAGCCAGTTCAAGCGCTCAACACTGCCAAACGGTCCGAAGATCACCTCCGGCGGTTCCCTGTCCCCACGGGGCGACTGGCGGGCTCCGTCGGACGGGCAGGCGAAGCTCTGGCTTGAAGAGCTCGCGGCGGGGGTGCCCGACGCGTAGGTTCCCGAGCTAAAGGTGGTCGGCCTCGTAATCCGCGCAGGAATAGCCGAGCAGCGAGAGGCCATTCGCCAAATGGTCGGCCAGCAGCGGCGTCGTGCAGAGATAACGGACGGTGTGATCGCTGCGCTCGTCCGCCGCCTGCTTGCGCACAGCCTCCCAATCATCGGCGGTATAGTCGTCGCGAGCAAGCCACATGAGGGCCACCAGGTCGATCTGCTCATCTTCCGACAAGCTGCTGATCAAGGACGCCATTTCCTCCAGCACCGGATCATTGCCGTGATCCTCCAGCACCATCGCATAGCGATCATCGGAGGGATTGGAAGCCTGGTCCGGGACGGTGACCACGTCTTTCACGTCATATTGCCTGGCCTTCACGATGAGAAAGCAGACCTTCTCCACGGGAATGGTCAGTTGCGTATCACCTTCTTCGATATTGCGGATCTTGGTCATCCTAACCTCCGGCATCGATTTCGCGATTGCACGGAAGAACGCCCGGGGAGCCATTGTGCTCCATGATCGGTTCAGTCCTTATCCCTGGGGATCCCTGGTGAACCGTGCGAGGGTCGCGATGACCTGCTCGTCGCTGACTTGCTCGAAATCGTCATAGAACCGCCCGACAGCATCGAAAGGCCGCGGCGTGTGGAGGCAGATGATCGTGTCGGCCTCGCTTCGCAGCTCTTCCACCGTTTCGGCTGGAGCAACCGGCACTGCAAGAACGAGTTCTCGTGGATTGCGGCTGCGGGTCGCCCGTAAGGCCGCTTTGACGGTCGCCCCAGTCGCGATGCCGTCATCGACCACGATAGCGACACGCCCTGATGTCTCATATCTCGCTGAATTGCCGAGATAGCGGGTTCTCCTCCGCTCGATCTCGGCCATTGCGCTGGCGCAGGCTGCCTCGAATGCCGCCCGGCTGATCCCGGAAGCACTGATCACCTCTTCATTGCGGACGATCGTGAGGGTCGGCCCGTCCACCACCGCACCCATGGCAAGTTCCGGCTGGCTGGGCACGCCGATCTTGCGCACGAGGATGAGGTCGAGCGAGGCGTTCAGGGCCTCGGCAACTTCGGACGCAACCAACACGCCGCCGCGTGGCAATGCGAGGATCACCGGATGCGCAGGGATATATGTCGCCAACGCAAATGCTAGTTTGCGCCCCGCATCTGCCCTGTCGCGAAACAGCGCCATCGCGGCACCTCCCCTCACTGCCAGTTTGCGCAGTGACGAGTTCACCGAGAACATTATTCAACGCGGCTTGCGCGATAAGGTTGCATCTTGCTTGAGTGCGGATCAGCGCGCTGAGCCAAAAAACCGGCGGATTGCCTCGAAGGCTGCCTCTCCAGCTGGCAAGAGGCGAGGAAAGAAGTAGAAGCCATGCGGCATCTTGGGCTGCACGAGCAATTGCACCGGCCGGCCGGCGGCCGCGAGCTTGCTTGCGAAGGCCCTGTTGTCATCGACAATCGGATCAACCTCGCCGGCGATGATCACCGTTGGGGGATAATCCCGCAGGTCGCCGAGGGCAGGGCTCACATGGGGATGCGACCAAAGCCGGTGATGGACCACATAGGCTCCGCGAATATAGCCGACGAAGGCCGTGTCGTAGATGATGCCCAGGGGCGCGAGCCGTTCGAAGGATGGATATTGCTCCACGTGAAAATCGGTGATTGGACAGAGCAATACGACGCCGTCCGGAAGCCGCGCCCCCTCATCGCGCGCCTTATGCGGCAAGGCCGCAGCCATATTGGCACCGGCTGAGTCACCTGCGACAAAGATTTGATCGGAATCACCGCCGAGGGAGGCGCCATTCTCCCGCATCCAGTTGAGCACGCAGAGCGCATCATCGAGGCCGGCGGGAAAGGGCCATTCCGGCGCCAGCCGGTAATTGACGCTCACGACGATGATGTCGTTCTCGGCGGCGATGCGGCTGGTGATATAGGCCGTATCTTCGGATGACCCGACGGTGAACCCACCGCCGTGCAGGTAAAGCATCATGCGCCGCCTGGGCGCCTCACCGGGTGGTCCAAACACCTGGCAGCGAATGCGGCCCAGAGGGGAGGGCACGAGGAGTGGCTTGACCCCTATCTCCGGGTAAAGCTCCTCCGCGCTGGGCGGAAGCATCTTCGGATCGATTGGCGTTCCTTGCCCGATATAGCCAGAGCGGACGGTCTGGATCATCAGCTCGCGCAATGTCAGTGGCGAGCGCAGGCGCGACAGCAGCTCGAAATAGGGTGCGGCCGGATCATCGGGATCGATGCGTGATCGGCCCGTCCCGCCCGGGAGCTGATCGACAATAGGCCCGTGCTCGCCGCTATTCTCCTGCATCCCGACGCTCCTCACCGAATGAAGACCCTAACCTTGGCGCAGCATGTCCTGGACCCAGGCCGGCACGGTTTCGCTTGCCGGGCCGTAACGGCACTCGTCGAAGAGGCGGGCATCATCGGACGGCTCCAGATTGATCTCGCAGGTCGCTATCCCCAGCGCGCGTGCTTGCGCAACGAAGCCTGCTGCGGGATAGACCGTGCCGGACGTGCCGATGGCCACGAACAAATCCGACGCGGCAAGCGCGCCATAGATTTGATCAAGCGCCAGCGGCATCTCACCAAACCACACCACGTGTGGCCGAAGGTGGCCAGTTTCGCCGCAGGCCTCACATTGATCTTCAAGGCTCAGGTCCTGCCGCCAGTCCACGACACTGTCACAGGCAGCGCAGCGGCTCTTGAGCAGCTCGCCATGCATATGCACGACATTGCGCGAGCCCGCCCGCTCGTGGAGATCATCGATATTCTGGGTGACGAGAGTGAGCATCCCGCTGCGCTCTGCAAGGCCCGCTTCAAGACGCGCCAGGGCGAAGTGAGCCTCATTAGGCTCGGCGGCAAGCAGGTTGCGGCGGCGGGTATTATAGAAGGCGTGCACCGCCTCGGGATCTCGTGCGAAGCCTTCCGGGGTTGCAAGCTTCATCGGATCAAAGCGCGCCCAGATGCCGGTTCCCGCTTTGTCGCGAAACGTCCCCAGCCCGCTTTCCGCGGAAATGCCCGCCCCTGTCAGAACGAAGATCCTCATTCCTCACCATCTAGCATGATGGTGACGGCCCACATAGCTCCAGCTTGTTGTGAAGAGCCCAAACCTCGCCATTCTTTTCGAGCGATGGAGAGGACAGGCGCGAGCCGAGAGACGCGATCAGGCCAAGGCCGACTGGAACTGCTGAGCGGGCGTCGCAGCTTCCTCCATAGGCGAGCAGGAAAACAGGTCGTCCCGGCAATAATCGGCAGGGATCCAGAACCAGCGCACCGCCTCGATCGCCGAAGGCAGCTCCACTGCCGTTCTTCCGTCCTCGGCAAGAGCGGGCAGCCTCCGGACAAGCTCATCCGCCTCTTCGAGGTATGATTGCAGCGGCTTCTCGCCAGCCGGCTCTAGGCAGGGCGGGCGGAAATCACGGCCTGTGAGCATCGCCTCGAAATCCCGCAGACGGCGGATCGGGGCATCGCCATAGTGGCGATGGCGCCAACGGCCAGTGCGCATACAGAACTCGTAGAGCGGAAGAAAGGCCTGCCCGTGTTCGGCAATGAACCGCACAGCCGCGATGATGTAATCCGCCTCTTCATCGGACATGAGGTAATGAAAGTTGAGCCGGATCCAGCCGGGACGCGCGATGACGCCATGGGCTCCGGCAACCTCGAACAGCTGCTTCGACTGGCTCTGGTTGATCCCCAACAGGCGGTGAGCATAGGGTCCGGCGCAGAACAAGCCGCCGCGAACCTGGATCCCGAAGAGGTCGTTGAGCAGCTGCACCACAAAGGCATGGTGGAGGAAGCGGCGACCGGCCTTGATCATTAGGGAAAAGACTGCGAGACGGGACTGGCTGCCCGATCCAAGGACGAGGATGCCCGGCACATCCCGCCAGGCTGATAAGGCCCGTTCCACCAGACGATCCTCAATGGCGCGGATCTGCTCGACCCCCACCGCAGCTTTCACGGTGAAAGCGAGCGCCGCCCGCATGGCGGCAATCGAGGCCGGCGTTCCGCCCTCCTCCCGGCGTTCCAGCTCGTCATAATAGACGTGATCGAACGGCGTCACGTATTGCACCGTGCCACCGCCTGGCTTGCAGGGCACGCATCGCCGCACGATGCTTCGCTTGACGGCGAGAACGCCCGGTGTGTCAGGACCCCCGAGGAATTTATGCGGTGAAATGAACACCGCATCCTTCCAGGTAGCCGAATCAGGTCCCACTGACATGTCAATCGCATCATATGGACCGGCTGCGGCAAAGTCCCAGAAGGCGAGACCGCCATAGGCGTGGAGCATGCGGCAGATCTCGTCGATGGGCGTGCGGATGCCCGTCACATTCGATGCCGCTGAAAAGCTGCCATAAATCGGCCGACCAGGCCTGATCTCCCGAAGATGGGCTTCAAGCCACGAAAGATCCGGCTGCCCCTGCGCATCTTCGCAGATCACGATCAAGTCGATGTCGCATTCCCGCCAGGGCAGCTCGTTGGAATGGTGCTCGTAAGGCCCGATGAACACGACCGGGCAATCGCGATCGGTGAGCTCGCGCGATGCCCTTCCGGGCTTCAGGTCCAAAAGTGCAATCAGCTTTGCGATCGCGTCGGTCGCACCTGTGCCACAGAATAGAACCGCATCGAAGGGACCGGCACCAATTGAGCGCGCAATGATTTCGCGCGCCTCTTCGATCAGCGTACCTGTCTGGCGGCCGGTAAAGGATTGCCGGGAATGCGGGTTTGCGTAAAAGGGAAGAATTTCATCATCGATGAAATT from Rhodoligotrophos sp. CJ14 encodes:
- a CDS encoding acetyl-CoA C-acetyltransferase, whose translation is MAEAYIVEAVRTAGGRRGGKLAGWHPADLGAEVLNAIVDRSGIDSAAIEDVIVGCVTQAGEQAFHLGRNAVLASKLPESVPAVTIDRQCGSSQQAIQFAAQAVMSGTQDVVIAAGIESMSRVPMFSNMALHQKEGIGLGPFSKRIQERFGVETFSQFIGAEMMARKYGFSREQLDEYALRSHQRAAAAVKSGAFENEIVPVTVETPDGPQQHVVDEGIRFDATLEGISSVKLLQEGGRISAANASQICDGSSAVLIMSEKALKEHGLKPLARIHNLTVTAGDPVIMLEEPIPATRKALAKAGMTIDDIDLYEVNEAFAPVPLAWLRETGADPDKLNINGGAIALGHPLGASGTKLMATLVHALRAQGKRYGLQTMCEGGGIANVTIVEAA
- a CDS encoding NAD(P)H-dependent flavin oxidoreductase → MAIRTRFTELVGVEHPIVQGGMMWVGRAELAAAVSNAGGLGILTALTQPTPDDLRREIDRCRSMTDKPFAVNLTILPSVNPPPYQEYRKAIIDSGIQIVETAGYKPTEHVEEFKSHGIKVIHKCTAVRHALSAERMAVDAISIDGFECAGHPGEDDIPGLILIPAAADKVKIPMIASGGFGDGRGLAAALALGADGINMGTRFCATVEAPIHENAKRFLVENDERGTNLIFRSLRNTARVGKNSVSDEVVRILSEPGAKFEDIAHLVRGVKGRELLETGNLDAGLIWAGQVQGLIHDIPTCAELITRIMNEAEQIIRGRLAGMLAG
- a CDS encoding NAD(+) synthase, with protein sequence MADFFSLYSHEFIRIASCVPRAAVSDPDFAASETLAMAGEGDRDGIALMLFPELGLSSYAIDDLLFQDALLDAVEASVAKIAEASRALYPVLVVGAPLRRQGRLYNSAVVMHRGSILGAVPKTYLPNYREFYEHRHFTSGAGMTRVDISIAGRQIPFGVDLLFRSTGTAPFTFHVEICEDIWAPLPPSTRAAMAGAEVLLNLSASNITIGKADTRRLLCASHSARTIAAYAYSAAGPGESTTDLAWDGHAAIFEYGDLLAETERFPQGAVRATADIDLGRLRQERMRMNTFGECAQIEAAQNSLFREVTFTLDSPGKSVPLQRSVERFPFVPANPARLREDCYEAYNIQVQGLAKRLSATGLAHPVIGVSGGLDSTQALIVAVRAMERLGRKPKDVLAYTLPGFATSDETKANAWALIRSLGATGEEIDIRPAARQMLADLGHPFAKGEAVYDVTFENVQAGLRTDYLFRIANKVGGLVVGTGDLSELALGWCTYGVGDHMSHYNVNASVPKTLIQHLIRFVAGSGDVGKDAAKVLHAILATEISPELVPVGPGETIQSTQQIVGPYALQDFNLYYLTRYGFRPSKIAFLSHHAWGDVDRGAWPVDMPKSEHRAYSLTEIKHWLEVFLRRFFTSQFKRSTLPNGPKITSGGSLSPRGDWRAPSDGQAKLWLEELAAGVPDA
- a CDS encoding DUF3775 domain-containing protein, which encodes MTKIRNIEEGDTQLTIPVEKVCFLIVKARQYDVKDVVTVPDQASNPSDDRYAMVLEDHGNDPVLEEMASLISSLSEDEQIDLVALMWLARDDYTADDWEAVRKQAADERSDHTVRYLCTTPLLADHLANGLSLLGYSCADYEADHL
- a CDS encoding phosphoribosyltransferase, which translates into the protein MALFRDRADAGRKLAFALATYIPAHPVILALPRGGVLVASEVAEALNASLDLILVRKIGVPSQPELAMGAVVDGPTLTIVRNEEVISASGISRAAFEAACASAMAEIERRRTRYLGNSARYETSGRVAIVVDDGIATGATVKAALRATRSRNPRELVLAVPVAPAETVEELRSEADTIICLHTPRPFDAVGRFYDDFEQVSDEQVIATLARFTRDPQG
- a CDS encoding alpha/beta hydrolase, whose product is MQENSGEHGPIVDQLPGGTGRSRIDPDDPAAPYFELLSRLRSPLTLRELMIQTVRSGYIGQGTPIDPKMLPPSAEELYPEIGVKPLLVPSPLGRIRCQVFGPPGEAPRRRMMLYLHGGGFTVGSSEDTAYITSRIAAENDIIVVSVNYRLAPEWPFPAGLDDALCVLNWMRENGASLGGDSDQIFVAGDSAGANMAAALPHKARDEGARLPDGVVLLCPITDFHVEQYPSFERLAPLGIIYDTAFVGYIRGAYVVHHRLWSHPHVSPALGDLRDYPPTVIIAGEVDPIVDDNRAFASKLAAAGRPVQLLVQPKMPHGFYFFPRLLPAGEAAFEAIRRFFGSAR
- a CDS encoding NAD-dependent deacylase, which produces MRIFVLTGAGISAESGLGTFRDKAGTGIWARFDPMKLATPEGFARDPEAVHAFYNTRRRNLLAAEPNEAHFALARLEAGLAERSGMLTLVTQNIDDLHERAGSRNVVHMHGELLKSRCAACDSVVDWRQDLSLEDQCEACGETGHLRPHVVWFGEMPLALDQIYGALAASDLFVAIGTSGTVYPAAGFVAQARALGIATCEINLEPSDDARLFDECRYGPASETVPAWVQDMLRQG
- a CDS encoding aminotransferase class V-fold PLP-dependent enzyme; translation: MSLIDKLRGDIIGGGAGIPGPFGTRPLIYADFTASGRSLRSIENFIDDEILPFYANPHSRQSFTGRQTGTLIEEAREIIARSIGAGPFDAVLFCGTGATDAIAKLIALLDLKPGRASRELTDRDCPVVFIGPYEHHSNELPWRECDIDLIVICEDAQGQPDLSWLEAHLREIRPGRPIYGSFSAASNVTGIRTPIDEICRMLHAYGGLAFWDFAAAGPYDAIDMSVGPDSATWKDAVFISPHKFLGGPDTPGVLAVKRSIVRRCVPCKPGGGTVQYVTPFDHVYYDELERREEGGTPASIAAMRAALAFTVKAAVGVEQIRAIEDRLVERALSAWRDVPGILVLGSGSQSRLAVFSLMIKAGRRFLHHAFVVQLLNDLFGIQVRGGLFCAGPYAHRLLGINQSQSKQLFEVAGAHGVIARPGWIRLNFHYLMSDEEADYIIAAVRFIAEHGQAFLPLYEFCMRTGRWRHRHYGDAPIRRLRDFEAMLTGRDFRPPCLEPAGEKPLQSYLEEADELVRRLPALAEDGRTAVELPSAIEAVRWFWIPADYCRDDLFSCSPMEEAATPAQQFQSALA